One Carassius gibelio isolate Cgi1373 ecotype wild population from Czech Republic chromosome A7, carGib1.2-hapl.c, whole genome shotgun sequence DNA window includes the following coding sequences:
- the LOC128016805 gene encoding muscarinic acetylcholine receptor M4-like, with protein sequence MNVTNSTEAEGLAPWNFNGSLSNVSSDVNFSCDSSRTNGSCAAVVADSYSPNRTVEMVFIALVTGSLSFVTVVGNILVMLSIKVNRHLQTVNNYFLFSLACADLIIGVFSMNLYTVYIIKGYWPLGPVVCDLWLALDYVVSNASVMNLLIISFDRYFCVTKPLSYPARRTTKMAGLMIASAWILSFILWAPAILFWQFIVGERTVEPGECYIQFLSNPAVTFGTAIAAFYLPVVIMTVLYVHISLASRSRVSKQNPEAKKEKKGPKSSGLLKSHILKQNNNNQSPPKPSLDTCSTVDTMKNGKLDESVVSAKADSCVQPEEKESSNDSSTVSIAPKEPKERANSEVTSEAGLTPVPTAAPKLNPQSKWSKIKIVTKQAGDECITAIEIVPPNSASERRSIPVNRPRTVARKFASIARSQVKRKRQMAAREKKVTKTIFAILLAFIITWTPYNVMVLISTFCQSCVPDTVWAIGYWLCYVNSTINPACYALCNATFKKTFKNLLMCQYKNIGTR encoded by the coding sequence gcTCGCTGAGCAATGTATCCAGTGATGTCAACTTCAGTTGTGACAGCAGCAGGACCAATGGCTCGTGTGCAGCGGTTGTGGCGGACAGTTACAGCCCAAACAGGACGGTGGAGATGGTCTTCATTGCACTGGTTACAGGATCTCTCAGTTTTGTCACCGTTGTGGGCAACATCCTTGTCATGCTCTCAATCAAGGTCAATCGACACCTACAGACCGTCAACAACTACTTCCTCTTCAGCCTGGCCTGTGCAGATCTCATCATCGGTGTGTTCTCCATGAACCTTTACACCGTCTACATCATCAAGGGCTACTGGCCGCTCGGCCCTGTTGTGTGTGACCTGTGGCTCGCGCTGGATTACGTGGTCAGCAACGCTTCTGTCATGAACCTGTTAATCATCAGCTTCGACCGATACTTCTGTGTGACCAAACCCCTGAGTTATCCGGCACGCAGAACCACCAAGATGGCCGGCCTCATGATCGCCTCCGCCTGGATCCTGTCTTTCATCCTGTGGGCTCCTGCTATCCTGTTCTGGCAGTTCATCGTCGGAGAACGGACTGTAGAGCCTGGTGAATGTTACATCCAGTTCCTTTCCAACCCCGCGGTCACGTTCGGCACGGCCATCGCTGCGTTCTACCTGCCAGTGGTCATCATGACGGTGCTTTATGTGCACATCTCTCTGGCCAGCCGCAGCCGTGTGTCCAAGCAGAACCCTGAGGCAAAGAAGGAGAAGAAAGGCCCAAAATCTAGCGGTCTCCTCAAGAGTCACATCTTGAAGCAGAACAACAACAACCAGTCTCCTCCTAAACCTAGCCTGGATACCTGTTCTACAGTGGACACCATGAAGAACGGTAAACTAGACGAGTCTGTGGTGTCCGCTAAAGCTGACTCCTGCGTGCAGCCGGAGGAGAAGGAGAGCTCGAATGACTCCAGCACAGTCAGCATAGCTCCTAAAGAGCCTAAAGAACGGGCGAACAGTGAGGTGACTTCAGAGGCCGGCTTGACACCCGTGCCCACCGCCGCTCCTAAACTCAACCCTCAATCCAAATGGTCCAAGATCAAGATCGTCACCAAACAAGCGGGAGATGAGTGCATCACAGCCATCGAGATCGTCCCGCCTAACAGTGCCAGCGAGAGGCGCTCCATTCCTGTGAACCGTCCCCGCACAGTGGCGCGCAAGTTTGCCAGCATCGCCCGCAGCCAGGTGAAGAGGAAAAGGCAGATGGCGGCACGAGAGAAGAAAGTGACAAAGACAATCTTTGCCATCCTGCTGGCCTTCATTATCACATGGACGCCATACAATGTAATGGTTTTAATCAGCACATTCTGCCAGTCGTGCGTTCCAGACACAGTCTGGGCCATTGGCTACTGGCTCTGCTACGTCAACAGCACCATCAACCCCGCTTGCTATGCACTCTGTAACGCCACCTTCAAAAAGACCTTCAAAAACCTGCTCATGTGCCAGTATAAGAACATCGGCACCAGATGA